In Chitinivibrionales bacterium, the genomic window GGAGCGGGTAAGGAAAAAAATAATATCCATTACTCCATCACTCCATTTCCCAATTTTTGTATGGTCGGGGTGAGAGGATTTTATTTAACCGGCCATGCCGGTTAAATGCTACCTCATTACCATTCGGTGGTGAACAAAGGCTTTTCGTCCGCCCCACCGCAACCGCTATTTCCGTGAGCAGCCGCTTACAGCAGCTCCTCATGGAAATGGTCGGGGTGAGAGGATTTGAACCTCCGACATCTTGGTCCCAAACCAAGTGCGCTGCCAGACTGCGCTACACCCCGACTATTAAATTCGAAATTCGAAACTTTTTACGTGCTTTTCCGCGTGTTCCGTGGGTTAAAACAGAGAAAAAATAATTTACCCGCCCCTGTATTGCAATGAAAGCCGCTTTTCAGTGAATACTCTCGCGGCATGGGCCGCCCTTCCTGCGGGTAAGACCGGCTTTTTACGGGACCTGTCGGGGAGTCAGAACCACAAAGGTGGGTAATCCCACAATACCGAACTGCTCCAATACCGCTTTGGTTTGGGGATCCTGCGGGTCCTCGGCCTTGTATTTTACCAGGACATACTCCTCAAGTCTGCTTTTGACCTGCTCGTCCTTGAAGGTTGTAGCATCCATGGCCAGACAGTTCTTGCACCAGGTGGCCCAGAAATCGACAAACACGGGTTTGTTTTGCTGTTGTGCAATTGCGAGTCCCTCGGCCAGTCGGCGCCACTGAAGGTCGGAGCTTGATACCGTCGACTCGACTACCGCGGTATCCATGCTTTTGAGAAGCTTTACCCCGGTGTAACCGTAATGCAATGCAACGGCAAGTATTATAACTCCGAATGCTCCCTTTACCCAGTTCATCCATTTTCCCGGTTTGGGAAGAATAGAGAGACCGGCGCCGGCAAAAGGCCAGGGGAGCGCCATGCCGAGTCCGAGAAGAAATGGAAGTAAAAGACCCGTCGGCTGCCCTTTGGCATAGAGTGTCGAAGCATAGACGACAACCGATATAATAACGGGGGCAACGCAGGCTCCTGCAAGAAGTGCTGCAACCCCGCCCATGAATAAGGCCACAAACAGATTGCCTTTTTTCGACTGGTTTGAAGTAACTCCGGATCTGTACTTTGTAAAATCAATATGAATAACATCGAACATGGCCAACGACAAGACGATAAACAGGACGGCGATTGCAATATTGAACACCGGTGAAGAGTTGATAATCCCGAATTGGGCACCTGTCACTGTGACAACGAGGCCGAGGATTCCGTAGGCAATGGCCATGCCGAGCCCGTAGAAACTTCCTACCGAGAAACCGCGCGCCTTTGATCCGGCCTGTGCACCGGCGCCGAGTACCGCCAGCGTGATCGGGATCATCGGAAGCACGCACGGGGTCAGATTGAGGGCTATTCCACCAATAAGTATCAGCCCGATAATCAGCCAGAGATTCTTCCCTGCAAAGCTCATCCCCCCCGATTCCGGGTTCTCAAGAAAGGAGAGAAATTCCTGAACGCCAAGATAACCGGAAGCTTTTCCTTTGCTCGTAAAACTTTTGAGTGCCTGATGTATTTGTTCACTCCCCCCGGAAGGGCTTTGAGGAGCAACCGCCTCAAGAGAATCTTCGGGATTACTCGACACCAGAAAGGGAAATTTACGGGGGGTAAAACAGGTCGTCTTGTTACAGGCCTGGTACCTGATAAAGCCGCGCATGCGCCACTCGCTGTCTCGAATCTCCCGCGTAACTGAGATTTCCCGACCATTGGTGATTACGTCCACTCTGGTACCATCGAAATTCGTATGGACCACGGGATCCGGCATTTCCACCGATGCGTCGCCTAAACCGGTCACTTCATCGAAATGAATTTTAAAAAAAAGTGACTCGGCACGGTATACATAGACGTCGGAGGGCATCGTAAAAGAAAAGGTTGTTGTCACCTTCGAAGAATCGGAGACAATACCATGGTCGACCTCGATCCGTACCGGCTCTTTGGCCGGTTCTTTCTCAAGTGCATCCGTTTTAAGATTACTCAGATCGATCTGGGAATATGCAGCAAACGGAACAAAGAAAAAAAACGATACGACGACCAGAAATACTTTTTTCACAACAGTTCCTCCATCGCAGATACAATAAAACAAAAACAAAAAATCATTCTTGTCCAGACTTGAACGCTAATTACGCTGATCAGAAAATGTAAGCTATCAAAAAATCAGTGGTAATCGGCCACATTGGCGTCATCGGCGTTCTATAATCACAACGATTGTATATCGCAATCTTCGTTCCAATTTTTTTCATTTTATTTTGGACAGCACTCACAAAAAATGTGAAATACCGGACGAAGATATTTAATAGATATACGCAAATCGGATCGGCATAATTGTTGGATGAAATAAGAAATAGTTTTTTTTCAGATACGGCCTACCGCCATTTCTCTGCGGACCCGTTTTCCGAGCAGAACCACATCACGAATACCGTCCTCATCCCGGGCGTCCATCCATCGGGTTTCAAAATCCTGTCCCTGCACGATCTGGGCGATACTTGCCAGGGCCCGGAGATGGAAGTTGCGTTCATCAAGTGTGCCGGTGAGCACAAAGAGCGCAGAGACATTTTGTGCCTCGGGCGAAAAGATGATACCCTTCCGGGCGCGAACCAGCGCGATTTCAAATTTGCCGGAGCCTGGAATCACCACATGGGGAATGGCCAGAAACGAACTCAGGAGTGTTGAGGTCTGCTTTTCCCGTTCGATAAGCTTTTCGGTTAAAAGCTCGCTGTCCATGCCAATCCGTTCGGCAAGTTGTTCACCAACCAGGGTAAAGCAATCCTGCATCGGCATCTGTTCGGAAATGTCGAGGACCAGGGCCTTACTTATCAGTTCATCGAACCGGTCCACAACGATCTCATCACGTTCCCGCACGACCTCTTTCAGCTCCCGCTCCAGTGAGCCGGTGACCAGCTCGCGGGCAGTCACCCGTTCGATCAGATGGAGCAGGGCGTAATCCTTTTTGATCCGGTTTCTGCCGTAAGTCCAGTAGCTGATAATACCCACGACAAACAACCCGGCAATAATCATGAATGCCTCGAGCCCCATTTCGAAAATAAGCAGGCCGAAACCAAGGATCCCCACGAGTTGCAAAGCCGGATAGAGGGGCGTTCGGAAGCTGGGACGGTAGTTCTGTACGCGGCTTTCTCGAAGTACGATCACACATACACTAGAGAGGATAAAGCCCAGAATCAACACCAG contains:
- a CDS encoding thioredoxin fold domain-containing protein, with the translated sequence MKKVFLVVVSFFFFVPFAAYSQIDLSNLKTDALEKEPAKEPVRIEVDHGIVSDSSKVTTTFSFTMPSDVYVYRAESLFFKIHFDEVTGLGDASVEMPDPVVHTNFDGTRVDVITNGREISVTREIRDSEWRMRGFIRYQACNKTTCFTPRKFPFLVSSNPEDSLEAVAPQSPSGGSEQIHQALKSFTSKGKASGYLGVQEFLSFLENPESGGMSFAGKNLWLIIGLILIGGIALNLTPCVLPMIPITLAVLGAGAQAGSKARGFSVGSFYGLGMAIAYGILGLVVTVTGAQFGIINSSPVFNIAIAVLFIVLSLAMFDVIHIDFTKYRSGVTSNQSKKGNLFVALFMGGVAALLAGACVAPVIISVVVYASTLYAKGQPTGLLLPFLLGLGMALPWPFAGAGLSILPKPGKWMNWVKGAFGVIILAVALHYGYTGVKLLKSMDTAVVESTVSSSDLQWRRLAEGLAIAQQQNKPVFVDFWATWCKNCLAMDATTFKDEQVKSRLEEYVLVKYKAEDPQDPQTKAVLEQFGIVGLPTFVVLTPRQVP